The genomic region ATTTGATCATGGCAGGACGCAGCGGCGTGCTCGAAACGGCCGTTCTGGTCGGTGATGACCGTGTCCATCTGGCGACAGTCGGCCGCGAAATTGAGGTCCGCCCCGCCCCGGTTCTGGCCGGCCTGATCGAGATCCGGGGGCTGGGAATCCGCCGCTGCGACTTTGTGGAGCATGCGACCGTCGGCCTCGTGGTCGATCTGGACGCCGCGGATGCGGAGCGGCTGCCGCCGGCCCAATCCCTGAAAACAGCCATTTTAGGTGTCGAAATACCACGAATCCCAGTCGGCCGCGACTATTTGCCCCTTCCTCTGGTTGTCGCGGCCTTGACCACTACCAAGAGTTCATCTCCCGTTAACCCTTCAGGCGATTGTTTGAAGGGAAATGGTAACCATATGAACCCCACACTCGCGACCGAATAGACCGGCGCAGCTCCCCTTATCCATCCGTCTAGATTCAGGGAGATACGCAACATCCCCTCTTGCGCGGGGGCTCTGGATGGTCAAAGTGGCGCGTTCGTGCGGTGCACCAAAAGCGCCCGCGAGGAGTTTTCCGATGATTGGTCTAGTACTTGTGACCCACGGGCGCCTTGCCGACGAATTCAAGGCAGCGCTTGAACATGTCATGGGCCCACAAAAGCAAATCGAAGCGATCACGATCGGCGCCGAGGATGATTCCGATCTCTGTCGAAGCGACATTATCGAGGCGGTTAACCGCGTCGATTCCGGCGACGGCGTCGCGATCCTCACCGACATGTTCGGCGGCACGCCGTCCAATTTGGCAATATCCTGCATGAGCCGGCCGAAGGTCGAAGTGCTCGCGGGCATCAACCTTCCCATGCTGGTGAAGCTCGCCAAGGTGCGCGAGGAGCGTCCGCTCCCCGACGCGATCGCGATGGCCCAGGAAGCCGGCCGCAAATACGTCACCATCGCCAGCCGCGTCCTCGCCGGCAAATGAGCGACGAGGCGCCGCAAGCCGGGACGGGCGTGCCCGCGGGCGCGATCTCCAAGGACCTCCTGATCATCAACAAGCGCGGCCTGCACGCGCGGGCCTCCGCCAAGTTCGTCCAGGCCGTCGAGCGTTTCAGCGCGCAGGTCTGGGTGACGCGCGGCGGCGAAACCGTCGGCGGCACCTCGATCATGGGCCTGATGATGCTCGCCGCCGGTCCCGGCACCACCATCACGGTCGCTGCGTCCGGCGATGATGCCGAAGCCGCGCTCGCGGCGATCACCGAACTCGTTGAAAGCAAATTCAACGAGGAAGGGATTTAGGCGGATTCGCTTCGATCAATTCCCCGGCGGCGCGATGTAGATGTTCCAGCTCATCGACGGACCGGCTTTGCCGTGAGTGAAACGGCGCGTCGTCATTACGATGCGCTCGGCCTTCGGCGCAACTTCGGACACCCATTTTTCGAACGCCGGCAGGCGACCATCGGCCGGGTCGAACACGCCGATGAAGCCGTATCGCTTGACGTCATCGGGCGAAATCAATCCGGACCCCCAGGCCTCGAGCGGCGTGAACGCGGCCGGATGATCCGGGCTGTAGAACACCATCGGCTGGATCGATTCCATGGTGCCGGCGACGACCGCCCAGTGCGAGGCGAAGCGCGCGTGCCAGGCCTGCGTCAGCTCGCGCGCGAGATCCGAGCGCGCGCCGTAAGTCGCCGTATTGCCGGCATTGGCCGCCATCTCGCGGGCGGCGATCCAGGGCGAGGCAATGAGCGTGGCAACGCTGAGCACGAGCCAGATCGCGACGATGTTGAACAGCGCAGCGCTCTGCACCCGCAACGCCGGGATCGCGACCAGCGCCAAGGGCACCAGGAAGAACAGCGAG from Bradyrhizobium lupini harbors:
- a CDS encoding PTS sugar transporter subunit IIA, whose protein sequence is MIGLVLVTHGRLADEFKAALEHVMGPQKQIEAITIGAEDDSDLCRSDIIEAVNRVDSGDGVAILTDMFGGTPSNLAISCMSRPKVEVLAGINLPMLVKLAKVREERPLPDAIAMAQEAGRKYVTIASRVLAGK
- a CDS encoding HPr kinase/phosphorylase yields the protein MSDGGPSVHASAVKVGDLAVLIRGPSGSGKSRLAFDLIMAGRSGVLETAVLVGDDRVHLATVGREIEVRPAPVLAGLIEIRGLGIRRCDFVEHATVGLVVDLDAADAERLPPAQSLKTAILGVEIPRIPVGRDYLPLPLVVAALTTTKSSSPVNPSGDCLKGNGNHMNPTLATE
- a CDS encoding HPr family phosphocarrier protein — its product is MSDEAPQAGTGVPAGAISKDLLIINKRGLHARASAKFVQAVERFSAQVWVTRGGETVGGTSIMGLMMLAAGPGTTITVAASGDDAEAALAAITELVESKFNEEGI